A stretch of Desulfobacter hydrogenophilus DNA encodes these proteins:
- the cas3 gene encoding CRISPR-associated helicase Cas3': MDDPCPHIKAKGDPEKTSLYTHTWLVYSAIQRFAECLGFNIETAGLGAILHDIGKANTIFQNNLKPGRRKKAITFRHEIASCFFISLFKEELHPSLIEMVIAHHKSIKNDRGEKGVLDLEEYVKNPFKDHAKNWEDWNQDAVKILSAFGVPAQEVTIDDAWNNYQKVVAFCRDASKKRGYSPWKGLLMAADHFASALILNTSVRLDTTFTPPNLNYFNRTSKLYPLSLKKADSKKRHTIVVACTGAGKTDYLFRRCKNRVFYTLPFQASINAMYNRVKSDLKASNQNLDIRLLHAASKFSVLDESKDEILLQKLVGAGIKILTPYQLASIVFAIKGFESLIIDIRGCDVILDEIHTYNGVSKSMVLKIVEVLNYLNCRVHIGTATMPSVLYSKLIDILGKENVSEVCLTKKELNQFDRHRLHKLESWEDAHSILNQELKKNSKILLICNRIDSAQSIYSQVKERYPEIPSMAIHSRFKRKDRLKKEMDLRGVNDQGKSLNKYNTGSGPCIVISTQVVEVSLDISFDVMVTETAPIDSLIQRFGRINRKRTSENLGKYKPVYIIPPPDCTQESKPYDLDVLNKTFEILQNGQLLHESEYQEKIDHVYPEPDITDIENHSVFKKDGTWNQPMLTHNHRSILFDLLEIDNAAAILSSDETDYKEATPEKQMMMEIPVRLYSVKNFSQLKEGKKPFVLPDAAYTEDKGLDMAKAQERIQDLYFI; encoded by the coding sequence ATGGATGATCCATGCCCTCATATAAAAGCCAAAGGCGATCCTGAAAAGACATCGCTTTATACTCATACATGGCTTGTATATTCAGCTATCCAAAGATTCGCCGAATGCCTGGGTTTTAATATTGAAACAGCCGGATTAGGTGCTATTCTTCACGATATCGGGAAAGCCAATACCATATTTCAGAATAATTTAAAGCCCGGACGCCGTAAAAAGGCAATTACATTCCGGCATGAAATCGCTTCCTGCTTTTTCATATCCCTATTCAAAGAAGAGTTGCACCCGTCTCTAATTGAGATGGTTATCGCCCATCATAAATCCATAAAAAATGATCGTGGTGAAAAAGGTGTCCTTGACTTGGAAGAGTACGTCAAAAATCCCTTTAAAGATCATGCCAAAAATTGGGAGGACTGGAATCAGGATGCGGTAAAAATTTTGTCTGCCTTTGGCGTTCCTGCCCAAGAAGTTACGATTGACGATGCATGGAACAATTACCAAAAAGTGGTGGCATTTTGTCGAGATGCATCTAAAAAAAGAGGCTATTCCCCATGGAAGGGACTGTTAATGGCTGCAGATCATTTTGCATCTGCTCTTATTTTAAACACCTCAGTTCGTCTTGATACAACCTTTACCCCACCGAATTTAAATTATTTTAACAGGACATCCAAGTTATATCCCCTTTCCTTAAAAAAAGCAGATTCAAAAAAACGGCACACCATTGTTGTAGCCTGCACCGGAGCCGGAAAAACAGATTACCTTTTCCGAAGATGCAAGAATAGAGTCTTTTACACCCTGCCTTTCCAGGCATCCATCAATGCCATGTATAACCGGGTGAAATCGGATCTCAAAGCATCCAACCAAAATCTTGACATCCGGCTTCTACATGCAGCATCAAAATTTTCCGTCCTTGATGAATCCAAGGACGAAATCCTTTTGCAAAAACTGGTTGGGGCAGGCATAAAAATCCTGACACCATACCAACTGGCATCCATTGTTTTTGCTATTAAAGGCTTTGAATCTTTGATCATCGACATAAGGGGATGCGATGTTATTTTGGATGAAATCCACACGTATAATGGTGTTTCAAAATCCATGGTCCTGAAAATCGTTGAAGTGCTGAATTATCTTAATTGCAGGGTACATATCGGGACAGCAACCATGCCCTCTGTCCTGTATAGCAAGTTGATTGATATCCTTGGCAAAGAGAACGTGTCTGAAGTCTGTCTTACAAAAAAAGAACTTAATCAGTTTGACCGCCATCGCCTGCATAAACTGGAGTCCTGGGAAGATGCCCATTCAATTTTAAACCAAGAATTAAAGAAAAATTCAAAAATTCTCCTGATATGCAATCGGATTGATTCGGCTCAATCCATATATAGCCAGGTAAAAGAACGATACCCTGAAATTCCGTCCATGGCCATCCACAGTCGTTTCAAACGCAAGGACCGATTGAAAAAAGAAATGGATTTGAGAGGGGTAAACGATCAGGGTAAATCTTTGAATAAATATAACACAGGATCAGGCCCATGCATTGTAATATCCACCCAGGTGGTAGAAGTTAGTCTGGATATAAGCTTTGATGTAATGGTTACGGAAACAGCGCCCATAGATTCGCTGATCCAAAGATTTGGAAGAATCAATCGAAAACGGACATCAGAAAATTTAGGCAAATATAAACCGGTTTACATCATTCCGCCGCCTGACTGTACGCAAGAATCCAAGCCCTATGACCTTGATGTACTGAACAAAACATTTGAAATTCTCCAAAACGGCCAGCTTCTTCACGAGTCTGAATACCAGGAAAAAATTGATCATGTATACCCGGAACCGGATATCACCGATATTGAGAATCATTCGGTGTTTAAAAAGGACGGAACATGGAACCAGCCTATGTTGACACATAATCATAGGTCCATTCTTTTTGATCTGCTGGAGATAGACAATGCAGCTGCCATTCTAAGTTCAGACGAAACAGACTACAAAGAGGCGACTCCTGAAAAACAGATGATGATGGAGATTCCGGTTCGTTTATATTCAGTAAAAAATTTTTCACAATTGAAGGAAGGCAAAAAGCCCTTTGTTCTGCCTGACGCCGCCTACACGGAAGACAAGGGCTTGGATATGGCAAAAGCCCAGGAACGCATTCAGGATTTATATTTCATCTAA
- a CDS encoding CRISPR-associated protein Cas7, which yields MHTIYIRTLKRAEHTVFCVANGQKFYYDPQFGVRVPYSSGQQVKRSILDTLAGELNESPAPTTFLFDVTKKKEIGEGEVFGTCDPSHFDQLIGGWMKAQKGGKEKTIKRRSPLSISAMRALHPLLAGIETENITFDRSDRQTNKVIVRGPDNNILSKEEVLSLIKDKDRSLVRKWIPDNARATGFFVQDIAVDLRRLFCVTLNEYEPEITQETQESLKAQGWIESKNVFGKCLVAPAKYRQKLIPAIAKSIVDWRITSNQSRTFSLMETLAISISEDANKIAGSIRGKLNPENERKAIPVIEENMDGVDTFVSLAAGNYLITNSESAEAMENAKKFISDKIQAFDCENQMPA from the coding sequence ATGCATACAATTTATATCAGAACCCTGAAACGGGCGGAACATACTGTTTTTTGCGTGGCCAACGGCCAGAAGTTTTACTATGATCCCCAGTTTGGTGTCCGAGTCCCATATTCCAGTGGCCAGCAGGTGAAAAGATCCATATTAGATACGTTGGCAGGCGAATTAAACGAAAGCCCCGCGCCAACCACCTTTCTTTTTGATGTGACAAAGAAAAAAGAGATCGGGGAGGGCGAGGTGTTCGGCACTTGCGACCCCTCTCATTTTGACCAGTTGATCGGTGGCTGGATGAAAGCCCAAAAAGGAGGCAAAGAAAAAACCATCAAACGCAGAAGCCCTCTTTCCATCTCGGCCATGAGAGCCCTGCATCCCTTACTCGCAGGAATTGAAACGGAGAATATAACCTTTGACCGTAGCGACAGGCAGACCAATAAAGTGATTGTAAGAGGTCCGGATAATAATATTCTATCCAAGGAAGAAGTTTTGTCCCTGATTAAAGATAAAGACAGGAGCCTTGTCAGAAAATGGATTCCGGATAATGCACGAGCCACTGGCTTTTTTGTCCAGGATATAGCCGTTGATCTGCGACGGCTTTTCTGCGTCACTCTGAACGAATACGAACCGGAAATCACCCAGGAGACACAAGAAAGCCTTAAGGCCCAAGGGTGGATTGAATCTAAAAATGTCTTTGGCAAATGCCTTGTTGCGCCAGCAAAATATAGGCAAAAGCTGATCCCAGCCATTGCAAAATCCATTGTTGACTGGCGCATTACCTCCAACCAGTCAAGAACCTTCAGCCTTATGGAGACGCTTGCTATTTCAATCAGTGAAGACGCCAATAAAATCGCGGGAAGTATCCGGGGCAAATTAAACCCTGAAAACGAAAGAAAGGCAATTCCTGTTATTGAAGAAAACATGGATGGGGTGGACACTTTTGTAAGTCTTGCTGCCGGGAATTACCTGATCACCAATTCGGAATCAGCAGAAGCCATGGAAAATGCAAAAAAATTTATATCGGACAAAATACAGGCCTTTGATTGCGAAAACCAGATGCCTGCTTAA
- the cas6 gene encoding CRISPR-associated endoribonuclease Cas6 produces the protein MRIKITATTDQPASFPFNYQYPLQAAIYSLIRESSSEYSKFLHEQGYVKDGINRVFKFFTFSKLQFSPKLCNKAGFENVRQIEFVFSTIVEESLRHMILGIFSDREMHLRINGKGLKLTIINVDVLEDIVFSGKEKFICLSPIAVSTMMENDKGRKVPHFLNYMVPRERDRFAENIKNNLVNKYETLHNASYDKRKHPFSFHFDPVYIAKKNGTISKLISFKNDIKIKAMEAPFAVEADPDLIKIGYECGWGEKNSAGFGCTKPIRR, from the coding sequence GTGCGTATCAAAATAACAGCCACAACAGACCAGCCCGCATCCTTTCCTTTTAATTACCAATATCCGCTCCAGGCAGCCATTTATTCCCTGATCCGGGAGTCTTCATCGGAATATTCCAAGTTTCTTCATGAACAAGGTTATGTTAAGGACGGCATTAACCGAGTATTTAAATTCTTCACCTTTTCAAAATTACAATTTTCACCAAAGCTATGCAACAAAGCAGGATTTGAAAATGTCCGGCAAATTGAATTTGTTTTTTCCACCATTGTGGAAGAAAGCCTGCGCCATATGATCTTAGGTATCTTTTCCGACCGGGAAATGCATCTTCGGATAAACGGCAAGGGGCTTAAGCTGACCATTATCAATGTGGATGTTCTGGAAGACATTGTGTTTTCAGGCAAAGAAAAATTCATCTGTCTTTCGCCCATTGCCGTGTCAACCATGATGGAAAATGATAAAGGCAGAAAGGTGCCCCATTTCCTTAATTATATGGTCCCCCGGGAAAGAGATCGGTTTGCTGAAAACATAAAAAACAACCTGGTCAATAAATATGAAACCCTGCATAATGCCTCGTATGATAAAAGGAAACATCCCTTCTCCTTTCATTTTGACCCGGTTTATATTGCAAAAAAAAACGGGACCATCTCCAAACTGATCAGTTTTAAAAACGACATCAAAATCAAGGCCATGGAAGCCCCTTTTGCTGTGGAAGCAGATCCGGACCTAATTAAAATCGGATATGAATGCGGATGGGGAGAAAAAAACAGCGCCGGATTCGGCTGCACTAAACCAATAAGACGATAA
- the cas4 gene encoding CRISPR-associated protein Cas4, translated as MKALDYTGTQVNYFFVCRRKLWLFTRDIRFENENEYVQLGRLIDEYSYPRKKKQIEIGKIKIDFLDNKQGIIHEVKKSRKIEKAHIWQVKYYLYWLKSHDIEHITGEIDYPKLKKKEAISLTEEDIKAFEDIFAQMKTVLDKAIPPEIINKPFCKKCAYFEFCYV; from the coding sequence GTGAAAGCACTTGATTACACAGGAACCCAGGTGAACTACTTTTTTGTCTGCCGACGCAAACTGTGGCTGTTCACCCGGGATATCAGATTTGAAAATGAAAACGAGTATGTCCAATTGGGCCGCCTCATAGACGAATATTCCTATCCCAGGAAGAAAAAACAAATCGAAATCGGCAAGATAAAAATTGACTTTCTGGACAACAAACAAGGCATCATCCATGAGGTGAAAAAATCGAGAAAAATAGAAAAAGCACATATCTGGCAGGTGAAATATTATCTGTACTGGCTTAAATCCCACGACATTGAACATATAACAGGTGAAATTGATTATCCCAAACTGAAAAAGAAGGAAGCTATATCCCTGACTGAAGAGGATATTAAGGCCTTTGAAGACATTTTTGCTCAAATGAAAACCGTCCTTGACAAGGCTATTCCCCCGGAAATTATTAACAAACCTTTTTGTAAAAAATGCGCTTATTTTGAATTCTGCTATGTTTAG
- the cas1b gene encoding type I-B CRISPR-associated endonuclease Cas1b, with amino-acid sequence MKQPLYLFTNSTVKRKDNTLRIETSENKIDRPIETLSEIYLFGEHSLNTKLLNFLSQNKIPVHIFNYYGFYSGTFFPREVYLSGHVTVQQAAHYLDPEKRITIAHKFIDAAASNILSNLGYYKNRGREIEKQISRIKTIKKQLALAPGPMELMGLEGNIRDLYYSAFNSIIKQNYDFEKRVYHPSDNFMNAIISFGNSLVYTTVLSEIYRTQLDPTISFLHEPGYRRYSLALDLAEIFKPILADRLIFTMLNKGELSEKDADQKLNHCYLKDTGRKKFLRKYDKRLRKTIKHKTLNKQVSYKRLIRLDCYKLVKHIIGEAKYSGFKMWW; translated from the coding sequence ATGAAACAACCTCTATATTTATTCACAAACTCCACGGTAAAGCGAAAGGATAATACACTTCGCATCGAAACCAGCGAAAACAAAATCGACAGGCCCATTGAAACATTAAGCGAAATTTACCTGTTCGGCGAGCACTCACTGAACACCAAACTTCTCAATTTCCTTTCCCAGAATAAAATACCGGTCCATATTTTTAACTATTATGGATTTTATTCCGGCACCTTTTTCCCAAGGGAGGTATACTTATCCGGCCACGTGACAGTTCAGCAGGCAGCCCATTACCTTGACCCGGAAAAAAGAATCACGATCGCCCATAAATTCATTGATGCCGCCGCGTCCAATATCCTGTCAAATCTTGGGTATTATAAAAATAGGGGCCGGGAGATAGAAAAACAAATTTCCAGAATAAAAACCATAAAGAAACAGCTTGCCCTTGCTCCAGGTCCCATGGAACTTATGGGCTTGGAAGGTAACATCCGTGACCTATACTACTCTGCATTCAACAGCATCATAAAGCAGAATTATGATTTCGAAAAAAGAGTCTATCATCCCTCGGATAACTTCATGAATGCCATCATCTCATTTGGAAATTCCCTTGTTTACACAACAGTACTGTCCGAAATCTACAGAACCCAACTGGACCCCACGATCAGCTTTCTCCATGAACCGGGATACAGAAGATACTCCCTGGCTCTGGACCTGGCAGAAATATTCAAGCCCATATTGGCGGATCGGCTTATATTTACCATGCTTAACAAAGGAGAATTATCCGAAAAGGATGCAGACCAAAAATTAAACCACTGTTATCTCAAGGATACGGGAAGAAAAAAATTCTTACGGAAATACGATAAACGACTTCGAAAAACAATTAAACATAAAACCCTGAACAAACAGGTTTCCTACAAACGCTTAATTCGCCTGGATTGTTACAAGCTGGTCAAGCACATTATTGGAGAAGCCAAGTACTCGGGCTTTAAAATGTGGTGGTAA
- the cas2 gene encoding CRISPR-associated endonuclease Cas2, protein MYIIAVYDINTETREGRRALNKIFKLMKKYLIHIQKSVFEGELTKAQFQKMKLEVMQIIDPDCDSVIYFSSRDSRWLDKEVHGLGKDTTDNFI, encoded by the coding sequence ATGTACATCATAGCCGTATATGATATCAATACCGAAACCCGTGAAGGCCGCCGAGCCCTCAATAAGATTTTCAAGCTGATGAAAAAATATCTTATTCATATACAAAAATCGGTTTTTGAAGGAGAATTAACAAAGGCCCAGTTCCAAAAAATGAAACTGGAGGTGATGCAAATTATTGATCCAGACTGCGATTCCGTTATATATTTTTCAAGCCGTGACAGCCGATGGCTGGATAAGGAGGTTCACGGTCTCGGTAAAGACACCACAGACAATTTCATTTAA